One segment of Triticum aestivum cultivar Chinese Spring chromosome 2A, IWGSC CS RefSeq v2.1, whole genome shotgun sequence DNA contains the following:
- the LOC123189159 gene encoding mitochondrial fission protein ELM1 isoform X2, which yields MSIRPLLLPEPPGEVDRAPEIFAGGVAAVRRAVVIGNGCAGAENQCLGLVRALGLADRLTLYRIIRPTGGINKWLHFLPISLHKMVDQVLRHILSNTTFTTLFQGKLSAPYPVSNVQSLGLSSILEADSKRIVTMVRDTFEKEGLAIVVACGRDTIPYASSVRCLAPDNVFVIQIQHPRYRLDRFDLVVTPRHDYYALTAKGQQEVPWLFRRWITPREPPGPNVVLTSGALHQADSAALRIAATNWHDELAPLPKPLVVVNIGGPTRNCNYGVDLAKQLVSSLHNVSETCGSVRISFSRRTPQKVSDLILREFSTHPKFYIWGGEEPNPHLGHLAWADAFIITADSISMLSEACSTGKPVYVVGTEHCRWKFSDFHNTLQKRGAVRPLTGSEDMSDSWSYPPLNDAIDVAARVREVLAQRGWTVG from the exons ATGTCGATTCGGCCGCTGTTGCTGCCGGAGCCGCCGGGCGAGGTGGATCGGGCGCCGGAGATCTTCGCGGGTGGCGTGGCCGCGGTGCGCCGCGCAGTCGTCATCGGGAACGGCTGCGCCGGCGCCGAGAACCAGTGCCTCGGCCTCGTCCGCGCCCTCGGCCTGGCCGACCGCCTCACGCTCTAC CGTATTATCAGGCCAACCGGAGGAATCAACAAGTGGCTGCACTTTCTCCCTATCTCCTTGCATAAAATGGTGGACCAAGTACTCAGACATATACTGTCTAACACGACATTCACAACACTGTTTCAAGGAAAACTGTCAGCACCTTATCCTGTCAGTAATGTTCAATCTCTTGGATTGTCTTCTATACTAGAAGCAGATTCCAAAAGGATAGTGACAATGGTCCGTGATACCTTCGAGAA GGAAGGCCTGGCCATAGTTGTTGCTTGTGGCCGTGATACCATACCATATGCAAGCTCTGTAAGGTGTTTAGCTCCAGATAATGTCTTTGTCATTCAG ATACAACACCCCAGGTATCGCCTTGATAGGTTCGATTTGGTGGTGACTCCTCGCCATGATTACTACGCTTTAACTGCAAAGGGACAACAAGAAGTACCGTGGCTTTTCCGGAGATGGATTACTCCACGAGAACCACCCGGTCCGAATGTG GTCCTGACATCTGGAGCACTTCACCAAGCAGATTCTGCTGCACTACGCATTGCTGCTACAAACTGGCATGATGAACTTGCTCCCTTGCCAAAGCCATTGGTAGTAGTAAATATTGGAGGACCAACAA GAAACTGTAATTATGGTGTAGACCTTGCCAAGCAGTTGGTAAGCTCACTGCACAATGTTTCAGAGACCTGTGGAAGTGTCAGAATTTCATTTTCCAGGAGAACACCACAAAAG GTGTCCGATCTTATATTGAGAGAGTTCAGCACACATCCAAAGTTCTACATTTGGGGTGGTGAAG AACCTAACCCACACCTAGGGCATCTTGCATGGGCCGATGCTTTCATCATAACAGCAGACTCGATAAGTATGCTAAGTGAGGCGTGCAGCACTGG GAAGCCGGTCTATGTTGTTGGAACTGAGCATTGCAGGTGGAAATTCTCAGATTTCCACAACACTCTGCAGAAACGAGGGGCTGTTCGTCCTTTAACTGGATCGGAAGAT ATGTCAGACAGCTGGAGCTACCCTCCTCTGAACGATGCCATTGATGTGGCTGCACGGGTTCGTGAAGTGCTTGCACAACGTGGATGGACAGTGGGTTAA
- the LOC123189159 gene encoding mitochondrial fission protein ELM1 isoform X1: MKNQTSPARLADPFASCFPSHSPQAPTPSSSRSDFTAGELAMSIRPLLLPEPPGEVDRAPEIFAGGVAAVRRAVVIGNGCAGAENQCLGLVRALGLADRLTLYRIIRPTGGINKWLHFLPISLHKMVDQVLRHILSNTTFTTLFQGKLSAPYPVSNVQSLGLSSILEADSKRIVTMVRDTFEKEGLAIVVACGRDTIPYASSVRCLAPDNVFVIQIQHPRYRLDRFDLVVTPRHDYYALTAKGQQEVPWLFRRWITPREPPGPNVVLTSGALHQADSAALRIAATNWHDELAPLPKPLVVVNIGGPTRNCNYGVDLAKQLVSSLHNVSETCGSVRISFSRRTPQKVSDLILREFSTHPKFYIWGGEEPNPHLGHLAWADAFIITADSISMLSEACSTGKPVYVVGTEHCRWKFSDFHNTLQKRGAVRPLTGSEDMSDSWSYPPLNDAIDVAARVREVLAQRGWTVG, translated from the exons ATGAAAAACCAAACTTCTCCCGCAAGACTGG CTGATCCCTTCGCGTCCTGCTTCCCAAGCCACAGCCCCCAGGCCCCcacgcccagctcctcccgctccgATTTCACAGCCGGCGAGCTAGCCATGTCGATTCGGCCGCTGTTGCTGCCGGAGCCGCCGGGCGAGGTGGATCGGGCGCCGGAGATCTTCGCGGGTGGCGTGGCCGCGGTGCGCCGCGCAGTCGTCATCGGGAACGGCTGCGCCGGCGCCGAGAACCAGTGCCTCGGCCTCGTCCGCGCCCTCGGCCTGGCCGACCGCCTCACGCTCTAC CGTATTATCAGGCCAACCGGAGGAATCAACAAGTGGCTGCACTTTCTCCCTATCTCCTTGCATAAAATGGTGGACCAAGTACTCAGACATATACTGTCTAACACGACATTCACAACACTGTTTCAAGGAAAACTGTCAGCACCTTATCCTGTCAGTAATGTTCAATCTCTTGGATTGTCTTCTATACTAGAAGCAGATTCCAAAAGGATAGTGACAATGGTCCGTGATACCTTCGAGAA GGAAGGCCTGGCCATAGTTGTTGCTTGTGGCCGTGATACCATACCATATGCAAGCTCTGTAAGGTGTTTAGCTCCAGATAATGTCTTTGTCATTCAG ATACAACACCCCAGGTATCGCCTTGATAGGTTCGATTTGGTGGTGACTCCTCGCCATGATTACTACGCTTTAACTGCAAAGGGACAACAAGAAGTACCGTGGCTTTTCCGGAGATGGATTACTCCACGAGAACCACCCGGTCCGAATGTG GTCCTGACATCTGGAGCACTTCACCAAGCAGATTCTGCTGCACTACGCATTGCTGCTACAAACTGGCATGATGAACTTGCTCCCTTGCCAAAGCCATTGGTAGTAGTAAATATTGGAGGACCAACAA GAAACTGTAATTATGGTGTAGACCTTGCCAAGCAGTTGGTAAGCTCACTGCACAATGTTTCAGAGACCTGTGGAAGTGTCAGAATTTCATTTTCCAGGAGAACACCACAAAAG GTGTCCGATCTTATATTGAGAGAGTTCAGCACACATCCAAAGTTCTACATTTGGGGTGGTGAAG AACCTAACCCACACCTAGGGCATCTTGCATGGGCCGATGCTTTCATCATAACAGCAGACTCGATAAGTATGCTAAGTGAGGCGTGCAGCACTGG GAAGCCGGTCTATGTTGTTGGAACTGAGCATTGCAGGTGGAAATTCTCAGATTTCCACAACACTCTGCAGAAACGAGGGGCTGTTCGTCCTTTAACTGGATCGGAAGAT ATGTCAGACAGCTGGAGCTACCCTCCTCTGAACGATGCCATTGATGTGGCTGCACGGGTTCGTGAAGTGCTTGCACAACGTGGATGGACAGTGGGTTAA